TAACGGCTGAAAATTTTCCAGCACAACGCGCTCCAAACCTTTAATCCATTGCATTTCTCTTAAAGCAGGAAAAATTAGACGCAGCATATTTTCCTCAAAAGGAACTCCATCCTGACCTGTAACAATGTAGCTTTCCAAAGAATCAAATTCAGCTTTTTCCAAAGTTACCTGATAGCGGTCTGAGGACTCCAAACGGATAGTGGCAAAATCGCCTAATTTCTGCTGTTTCAACCAAATATCAAAGCGAAAACCCTGCCAGGTGTTAAGACGCACAGTTCCATCTTTTTCCCGGGTAGTTTTTATTTCCTGCATTTCCTTTTTATACAGTTCAGCATTGTCATAATAATGGCTAATGCCTTTAGTATCTATTATTTCCAAAGATGATAGGGTTAAAATAACTCCAAGTATGATTAAAAGACACAAATCCTTCTTCATTGAATAATCCTTGCTCCCTTTAGTGATTGATATATGCCGAAACCAAGATAGCCGCCTAAAATACCGGAACTAAATGCCGTACAAGTATTGAAAATAATTATCACGGTTGGCATCCGAAAAAAAATGGCAGAGGATATCAAAGAACCGGTTAAATTGGCACAACCGCAAAGAAGTAAATGAGTTATCAGTTTGTTCTTATAAGGCAGCAGCCAAAATAACAGGTCAGCAATTATCCCCGGTGCCGTATATGCCACCAAAGAAAAAGCACCCATCTTTCCTGCCATTCCAATCAGCAATACCAGAATTGACTGTAACAGACCAAAAAGCGTTCCTGTAAAGGGCTTATCTACTATTACAACTGCTAAAACCAACCACAGCATATAAAGTCCACCGGTAATTGAACCACCAGGTATGCCCAAAGGAGTGGAA
This portion of the Candidatus Cloacimonas sp. genome encodes:
- a CDS encoding ECF transporter S component; its protein translation is MSIFRKFSVKDLIIITSIAALGIAIKQVINPVTKLISTPLGIPGGSITGGLYMLWLVLAVVIVDKPFTGTLFGLLQSILVLLIGMAGKMGAFSLVAYTAPGIIADLLFWLLPYKNKLITHLLLCGCANLTGSLISSAIFFRMPTVIIIFNTCTAFSSGILGGYLGFGIYQSLKGARIIQ